One region of Aurantimonas sp. HBX-1 genomic DNA includes:
- a CDS encoding DUF262 domain-containing protein: MADQANVSNEEIDIDETSVEDESYIRYDIASYPSDLTISVLKDMWDKENIIIPQFQRNYVWTIKQASSLVESFLLGLPVPQAFFFVDEDQNNLVIDGQQRITSLIYYLDGYFGDENFQGRRQVFRLTGLNERSPFAKKRFTELDEKDQKKLVNSVLRVVNIRQMAPRDNDTAAFHIFERLNTGGTPLRAQEIRNCVFHGAVVTSLNELNKYPSWRKIIGRENLDKHQRDVEILLRAYAMFERSTSYEKPMKEFLNISMKENIEAKSRSFKSFYRNFPAVCDKIVEAFGERPFHVRGPINLAALDSVFSESMRHPSGDFEKAQKIYAKLLNNKEYTDSIFFNTSDASAVKVRMSAVKKLF, encoded by the coding sequence ATGGCAGATCAAGCAAACGTTTCAAACGAAGAAATTGATATTGACGAGACATCAGTCGAAGACGAATCGTATATTCGATATGATATCGCATCGTACCCGTCAGACCTGACTATATCTGTATTGAAAGATATGTGGGATAAAGAAAATATTATTATCCCACAGTTTCAGAGAAATTACGTATGGACTATCAAACAGGCGTCTTCATTGGTCGAATCTTTTCTTCTCGGGCTCCCTGTACCTCAAGCATTTTTCTTCGTTGACGAAGACCAAAATAATCTCGTTATTGATGGACAGCAGCGCATCACTTCGTTGATATATTATCTCGATGGTTATTTTGGCGATGAGAATTTCCAAGGAAGACGGCAAGTTTTTAGACTTACTGGACTAAATGAAAGAAGCCCATTTGCTAAAAAGAGATTTACTGAATTAGACGAAAAAGATCAGAAAAAACTAGTTAATTCTGTTTTGCGCGTTGTCAATATTCGCCAGATGGCACCGAGAGACAACGACACAGCGGCCTTCCATATATTTGAAAGGCTTAACACTGGCGGAACTCCGCTGCGCGCCCAAGAGATCAGAAATTGCGTCTTCCACGGAGCTGTTGTAACTTCGCTCAATGAGCTGAATAAGTACCCTAGTTGGCGCAAGATAATAGGCAGAGAAAATCTGGATAAGCACCAACGTGACGTAGAAATCCTTCTTCGAGCCTACGCGATGTTCGAACGCTCTACCTCCTATGAAAAACCTATGAAAGAATTCCTCAATATCTCAATGAAAGAGAATATTGAGGCCAAATCTCGTTCTTTTAAGAGCTTTTATCGGAATTTTCCGGCGGTGTGCGATAAGATAGTTGAGGCATTTGGTGAAAGACCATTCCACGTACGAGGCCCAATCAATCTAGCAGCTTTGGATAGCGTATTTTCTGAAAGCATGCGGCACCCATCCGGTGATTTTGAAAAAGCACAAAAAATCTATGCTAAGCTCCTTAACAATAAAGAGTACACAGATAGCATATTTTTTAATACAAGTGATGCTTCTGCAGTCAAAGTACGTATGAGCGCCGTTAAAAAGTTATTTTGA
- a CDS encoding branched-chain amino acid aminotransferase — MSNVPFDQLDGEIWFNGEFVPWKDAKIHVLTHGLHYASAVFEGERAYGGTVFKLREHTERLIESGRLLGFQIPYSADAIDAATNELLERQGFTDAYVRPIAFRGSEMMGVSAQKNRINVAIAIWQWPSYFDPEQRMKGIRLDLAEYRRPDPRTAPSKAKATGLYMICTISKHAAEAKGYADALMLDWREQVAEATGANVFFVKDGVIHTPLADCFLDGITRRTVIALAKRRGIEVRERAILPAELADFDECFLCGTAAEVTPVSEIADWRFTPGATTRRLVEDYANEVQPKRAAAE; from the coding sequence ATGAGCAATGTTCCCTTCGACCAGCTGGACGGCGAGATCTGGTTCAACGGCGAGTTCGTGCCCTGGAAGGACGCGAAGATCCACGTCCTGACCCACGGCCTGCACTATGCCAGCGCGGTCTTCGAGGGCGAGCGCGCCTATGGCGGCACGGTCTTCAAGCTGCGCGAGCACACCGAGCGCCTGATCGAGTCCGGCCGGCTGCTCGGCTTCCAGATCCCCTACAGCGCCGACGCGATCGACGCGGCGACCAACGAGCTGCTCGAACGCCAGGGCTTCACCGACGCCTATGTCCGGCCGATCGCCTTCCGCGGATCGGAGATGATGGGCGTCTCGGCCCAGAAGAACCGCATCAACGTCGCCATCGCCATCTGGCAGTGGCCGAGCTATTTCGATCCCGAACAGCGGATGAAGGGCATCCGCCTCGACCTCGCCGAGTATCGCCGGCCGGATCCGCGCACCGCGCCGTCCAAGGCCAAGGCCACCGGCCTCTACATGATCTGCACGATCTCCAAGCACGCGGCCGAGGCCAAGGGCTATGCCGACGCGCTGATGCTGGACTGGCGCGAGCAGGTGGCCGAGGCGACCGGCGCCAACGTTTTCTTCGTCAAGGATGGCGTCATCCACACGCCACTGGCCGACTGCTTCCTCGACGGCATCACCCGCCGCACCGTGATCGCGCTCGCCAAGCGTCGCGGCATCGAGGTGCGCGAGCGGGCGATCCTGCCGGCGGAGCTCGCCGATTTCGACGAGTGCTTCCTGTGCGGGACGGCGGCGGAAGTGACGCCGGTCTCGGAGATCGCCGACTGGCGCTTCACCCCCGGCGCGACGACCCGCCGCCTGGTCGAGGACTACGCCAACGAGGTGCAGCCGAAGCGCGCTGCGGCGGAATAG
- a CDS encoding HEPN domain-containing protein has protein sequence MAYTVILEDADSYISHLDDAVDLVDDPLFKNRYIGFLCVTAVTFFEEAFKDIVIEFAKKKHPVFGVHIESSYDRLNGRISLSEIRKSHVIRFGEKYKKRFDSFLEIEEKSSLGSGGGSIKSSYGNILTWRNNFVHGGNVPSNASYDEARTAYNRSKTVFICLDRALKR, from the coding sequence ATGGCATACACGGTTATTTTAGAAGATGCTGACAGCTACATAAGCCATCTCGATGACGCTGTTGATCTCGTAGATGATCCGTTGTTTAAAAATCGCTACATAGGGTTTCTTTGTGTAACAGCCGTTACATTTTTCGAAGAGGCTTTCAAAGACATCGTTATTGAGTTTGCCAAGAAAAAACATCCTGTTTTTGGAGTTCACATCGAAAGTTCTTACGATAGATTAAATGGGAGGATAAGCTTATCTGAAATTAGGAAGAGCCATGTTATTAGATTTGGAGAAAAGTATAAAAAGCGTTTTGATAGCTTTCTAGAGATCGAAGAAAAAAGCTCCTTGGGGTCTGGTGGCGGTTCAATCAAAAGTTCTTATGGAAATATTCTAACGTGGCGAAATAATTTTGTTCATGGAGGAAACGTTCCCTCCAATGCGAGCTACGATGAAGCTCGGACCGCGTACAATCGAAGCAAGACTGTTTTTATATGCCTCGATCGTGCGTTGAAGCGCTGA
- a CDS encoding cold-shock protein, with translation MAQTGTVKFFNTEKGFGFIKPDNGGADIFVHISAVQASGLPGLEENQKVSFDTEPDKRGKGPKAVNLQSAS, from the coding sequence ATGGCACAGACCGGGACGGTCAAGTTCTTCAACACCGAGAAGGGCTTCGGGTTCATCAAGCCCGACAACGGTGGGGCGGACATCTTCGTTCACATCTCCGCCGTGCAGGCTTCCGGCCTGCCGGGGCTCGAGGAGAACCAGAAGGTCTCCTTCGACACCGAGCCTGACAAGCGGGGCAAGGGACCGAAGGCCGTCAACCTTCAGTCCGCCAGCTGA
- a CDS encoding spermidine synthase, whose product MIPWEHLGSAPVPGGGGELRLMRRASEFSIMLGGTELMNSRLSGSEEALARLSLEQIPGRPRTSVLVGGLGMGFTLRALLAMMEPDARITVSELVPAVVEWARGPMAELFAGCLDDPRVTVVVEDVADCIARAPAAYDAIILDVDNGPQGLTSRENDRLYTVAGLGAARAALRPGGVLSVWSSGPDSYFTGRLRQAGFVVEEARVRASSKGRGARHVIWLALRPFS is encoded by the coding sequence ATGATCCCCTGGGAGCACCTGGGCAGCGCCCCGGTGCCGGGCGGGGGCGGCGAACTGCGGCTGATGCGACGGGCCAGCGAGTTCTCGATCATGCTCGGCGGCACCGAGCTGATGAACAGCCGGCTGAGCGGTTCCGAGGAAGCTCTGGCGCGGCTCTCGCTGGAGCAGATCCCGGGCCGGCCGCGGACATCCGTGCTCGTCGGCGGGCTCGGCATGGGCTTCACCCTGCGGGCGCTTCTCGCGATGATGGAGCCCGACGCCCGGATCACCGTCTCCGAACTCGTCCCGGCGGTGGTCGAGTGGGCGCGCGGGCCGATGGCGGAGCTGTTCGCGGGCTGCCTCGACGATCCGCGCGTGACGGTCGTCGTCGAGGACGTCGCCGACTGCATCGCCAGGGCGCCGGCGGCCTACGACGCGATCATCCTCGACGTCGACAATGGCCCGCAGGGGCTGACCAGCCGCGAGAACGACCGCCTCTACACCGTCGCCGGCCTCGGCGCGGCGCGCGCCGCCCTGCGGCCGGGCGGCGTCCTGTCGGTCTGGTCGTCGGGGCCCGACAGCTATTTCACCGGCCGGCTGCGGCAGGCGGGCTTCGTCGTCGAGGAAGCGCGGGTGCGGGCAAGCAGCAAGGGTCGCGGCGCCCGGCATGTCATCTGGCTGGCGCTGCGCCCGTTCAGCTGA
- a CDS encoding BA14K family protein, which yields MFRSRCLAGGTALILGALLGSQAAEAGDRTPEPLDGGHYDVGRQHDGHREHRRDERFVPPTPLFDEFSGGAIGDDDAFLDGGGGISSDRDGYVSRDRDEFLEDGGGIRTEPDIYVTDEREEFLEDGGGISAPDRTLRTLKFRRPDRDRGWRDPRPSHSTHRTSGSFTVVYSDLGDRRHLPTYPVSLNRGFAGLAEGPKVIDVASARLDRRPIPASGIEVIYAGGSKIIRIAEGYDRTATGAIDAADGAPSEALEPWSPAWLSWCSRAYASFDPDFGTYRDEDGQSRFCKGE from the coding sequence ATGTTTCGATCCAGATGCCTCGCCGGCGGCACCGCGCTGATCCTCGGCGCCCTGCTCGGCAGCCAGGCGGCCGAAGCCGGGGACCGTACCCCAGAGCCTCTCGATGGCGGACACTACGATGTCGGGCGGCAGCACGACGGGCATAGGGAGCACCGCCGCGACGAGCGCTTCGTTCCGCCCACCCCACTGTTCGACGAATTCAGTGGCGGCGCGATCGGCGACGACGACGCGTTTCTCGACGGCGGCGGTGGTATCAGCAGCGACCGCGACGGGTATGTCTCCCGCGATCGGGACGAATTCCTCGAGGATGGTGGCGGGATCCGCACCGAGCCCGACATCTACGTCACCGACGAGCGGGAGGAATTCCTCGAGGACGGCGGCGGCATCTCGGCTCCCGATCGCACGCTGCGGACGCTGAAATTCCGCCGGCCCGACCGCGATCGCGGCTGGCGCGACCCGCGCCCTTCCCACTCGACGCACCGGACCAGCGGCTCGTTCACCGTCGTCTATTCCGACCTTGGCGACCGACGGCACCTGCCGACATATCCCGTCTCGCTGAATCGCGGCTTCGCCGGCCTCGCCGAGGGTCCGAAGGTCATCGACGTCGCCAGCGCCCGCCTCGACCGACGCCCGATCCCGGCCTCCGGGATCGAGGTGATTTATGCCGGCGGCTCGAAGATCATCCGCATCGCTGAAGGTTACGACCGCACCGCCACCGGCGCGATCGACGCCGCCGACGGCGCGCCGTCCGAGGCGCTGGAGCCATGGTCGCCGGCATGGCTTTCCTGGTGCTCGCGCGCCTATGCGAGCTTCGATCCGGACTTCGGGACCTATCGCGACGAGGACGGGCAGAGCCGGTTCTGTAAGGGGGAGTAA
- a CDS encoding MBL fold metallo-hydrolase produces the protein MTQLNARIVPVTPFQQNCCILFDGEEKVGVVVDPGGDVDRIVAAIAEAGVAIEAIWLTHGHIDHAGGAMELKDRLGVEIIGPHRADEFLLAGLADQARMFGIGGTVRNCTPDRWLEEGDVLGFGAHRFEVLHTPGHAPGHVVFFDRAAKFLHAGDVLFAGSIGRTDLPGGDHAALIRSIKDKVLPLGDDVGFLCGHGPGGRLGDERRTNPFLT, from the coding sequence TTGACCCAGCTCAACGCGCGGATCGTTCCGGTCACGCCATTCCAGCAGAATTGCTGCATCCTCTTCGACGGCGAGGAAAAGGTCGGCGTCGTCGTCGATCCAGGCGGGGACGTCGACAGGATCGTGGCGGCGATCGCCGAGGCGGGGGTCGCCATCGAGGCGATCTGGCTGACCCACGGCCATATCGACCATGCCGGCGGCGCCATGGAGTTGAAGGACCGGCTCGGCGTCGAGATCATCGGCCCACACCGGGCGGACGAATTCCTTCTCGCCGGGTTGGCCGACCAGGCGCGGATGTTCGGCATCGGCGGCACCGTCCGCAACTGCACCCCGGACCGCTGGCTGGAGGAGGGCGACGTGCTGGGATTCGGCGCGCATCGATTCGAGGTGCTGCATACGCCGGGGCATGCGCCCGGCCACGTGGTGTTCTTCGACCGGGCGGCGAAGTTCCTGCACGCTGGCGACGTGCTGTTCGCCGGCTCGATCGGCCGCACCGATCTGCCCGGCGGCGACCATGCGGCGCTGATCCGATCGATCAAGGACAAGGTGCTGCCGCTCGGCGACGACGTCGGCTTCCTCTGCGGCCACGGGCCTGGCGGGCGCCTCGGCGACGAGCGCCGGACCAATCCGTTCCTCACCTGA
- a CDS encoding class I SAM-dependent methyltransferase, whose translation MAGGFDEEALAEAYNRALTLEKAGEAVEAAAAYRECLALDPDDHGGAAVRLAALGQGETPASAGDAYVATLFDQHADAFEDILVRQLGYGVPALIAERLGEIAPGPYRRMLDLGCGTGLAGEALAERAETIIGVDLSEGMIENCFDKGVYDQLFIGEAVGFLEDFDEEAPFDLVVAADVLPYLGDLDPLLANAAARMAGGGILAFSTETLPDAVFGSRDFMVGPHQRFHHRAAYVTERLGAHGFEVLSCEGIIVRRQEGQPAPGHLVVARRR comes from the coding sequence ATGGCCGGCGGGTTCGACGAAGAGGCACTGGCGGAGGCGTACAACCGGGCGCTGACGCTCGAGAAGGCCGGCGAGGCGGTGGAAGCGGCGGCGGCCTATCGCGAGTGCCTGGCGCTCGACCCGGACGACCACGGCGGCGCCGCGGTCCGGCTGGCCGCGCTGGGGCAGGGCGAGACGCCCGCCTCGGCTGGCGACGCCTATGTCGCCACCCTGTTCGACCAGCATGCCGACGCCTTCGAGGACATCCTCGTCCGCCAACTCGGCTACGGCGTGCCGGCGCTGATCGCCGAGCGGCTGGGCGAGATCGCCCCCGGCCCGTACCGGCGGATGCTGGATCTCGGCTGCGGCACCGGCCTTGCCGGCGAGGCGCTGGCGGAGCGGGCGGAGACGATCATCGGCGTCGACCTCTCCGAGGGCATGATCGAGAACTGCTTCGACAAGGGCGTCTACGACCAGCTGTTCATCGGCGAGGCCGTCGGGTTCCTCGAGGATTTCGACGAGGAGGCGCCGTTCGACCTCGTCGTGGCGGCCGACGTGCTGCCCTATCTCGGCGACCTCGATCCGCTGCTGGCGAACGCCGCCGCTCGGATGGCCGGCGGCGGCATCCTCGCCTTCTCCACCGAGACGCTACCGGATGCCGTGTTCGGCAGCCGCGACTTCATGGTCGGGCCGCACCAGCGCTTCCACCACCGCGCCGCCTACGTGACGGAGCGGCTCGGCGCGCACGGCTTCGAGGTCCTGTCCTGCGAGGGCATCATCGTCCGCCGCCAGGAGGGCCAGCCGGCGCCCGGCCATCTGGTCGTTGCCCGGCGGCGCTGA